In Fodinibius saliphilus, a genomic segment contains:
- a CDS encoding helix-turn-helix transcriptional regulator: MSDDQTIYIRINERLIQDLMSSYLKDEDFRVLGVGQEDTVSEQDIIDLKPDIIIDEYQQYQNSSFSAITVSAKDKHSPAFVILDRFEVLSNLQSLISDGISGVLLRNDDKDTLLKCLDAVSKGEFYFNSYLQFEHTNNFANERNINDIQQLTSREVEVLQEMTKLKSNEEIAQSLSISHKTVKNHRYRIGKKLGLSGRGELLRYILRNKKALNLST; the protein is encoded by the coding sequence ATGTCGGATGACCAAACTATCTACATTCGGATAAATGAAAGACTTATACAAGATCTGATGTCATCATATTTGAAAGATGAAGATTTTAGGGTATTGGGAGTAGGTCAGGAAGATACTGTCTCTGAGCAAGATATTATTGATCTGAAACCAGATATTATTATCGATGAGTATCAACAGTACCAGAATAGCAGTTTTAGTGCAATTACGGTTTCGGCTAAAGATAAGCACTCACCGGCTTTTGTGATTTTGGATAGATTTGAGGTGCTATCCAATCTTCAGAGTTTAATCTCTGACGGAATAAGCGGGGTGTTATTAAGAAATGATGATAAGGATACTCTGCTAAAGTGTTTGGATGCTGTATCAAAGGGAGAGTTTTATTTTAACTCTTATCTGCAGTTTGAGCATACAAACAATTTCGCGAACGAACGGAATATAAATGATATTCAACAGTTGACTTCAAGAGAAGTTGAAGTATTACAAGAGATGACCAAGTTGAAATCAAATGAAGAAATTGCCCAATCGTTATCCATTAGCCATAAGACAGTTAAAAATCATAGATATCGCATTGGTAAAAAGTTGGGTCTGAGTGGTCGTGGGGAGTTATTACGTTATATATTGAGAAATAAAAAAGCATTGAATTTATCTACTTAG
- a CDS encoding ROK family protein, whose translation MQDGVVGVDLGGTWTKFGLVSEEGGLLAYNAIPTNSSVTYQHFFKHLFDQVIQLKSSLDVELNLKGIGIGAPTGNSCLGTIESASNLDWNDNVPVVSVLEEYTNLPAFLVNDANASAVGELLYGAARGMENFVSITLGTGLGCGIVANGKLVMGKRGHAGEIGHTTVYYDGRTCSCGRQGCLETYVSAPGLVRTVQKILSEKGNKSTLRNITSAEMDARKITEAARCDDVVALEAFEYTGRILGLKLADIVACMNPEAIVVSGGLAKAGDLILEPAKENMEEHLLEIFKNEVDILPSSLTEKNAAILGAAASIWQEIKKKKTHHA comes from the coding sequence ATGCAAGATGGTGTGGTCGGCGTAGACTTGGGCGGAACATGGACAAAATTCGGATTGGTATCTGAAGAAGGGGGGCTTTTGGCTTATAATGCTATTCCGACCAATTCATCAGTAACATATCAACATTTTTTTAAGCACTTATTCGATCAAGTGATTCAATTAAAATCATCACTTGATGTCGAATTAAACTTAAAAGGAATTGGTATTGGCGCTCCTACAGGCAATTCTTGCCTGGGCACTATAGAGAGTGCTTCAAATTTAGATTGGAATGACAATGTTCCTGTTGTCAGTGTGTTAGAAGAGTATACCAATTTGCCTGCTTTTTTAGTCAATGACGCGAATGCATCGGCAGTGGGAGAGCTGCTATATGGTGCCGCACGTGGAATGGAAAACTTTGTTTCAATTACATTGGGCACTGGGCTGGGATGCGGTATTGTTGCCAATGGAAAGCTTGTAATGGGGAAGAGAGGTCATGCCGGAGAGATTGGGCACACTACTGTATATTATGATGGACGCACTTGTTCATGTGGGCGTCAGGGCTGTTTGGAAACCTATGTATCTGCTCCGGGTTTAGTAAGAACGGTACAGAAAATACTATCAGAAAAGGGAAACAAAAGCACACTCCGAAATATTACGTCAGCAGAAATGGATGCAAGGAAGATTACGGAAGCAGCACGCTGTGATGATGTAGTTGCACTAGAGGCTTTTGAGTATACCGGTAGAATTTTAGGATTGAAACTAGCAGATATTGTAGCTTGTATGAATCCCGAAGCGATAGTGGTATCCGGGGGATTAGCAAAAGCAGGAGATCTTATCTTAGAACCGGCAAAAGAAAACATGGAAGAACATCTGTTGGAGATATTTAAAAATGAAGTAGATATCCTGCCTTCCAGCCTTACTGAAAAGAACGCTGCAATTTTAGGTGCCGCTGCTTCAATCTGGCAAGAAATTAAAAAGAAAAAAACTCATCATGCATGA
- a CDS encoding beta-N-acetylhexosaminidase: MILRILLFAFSALIVCACQPVEHTQKQAPHIIPEPATLQLKSGTFQIDRQTTIYADKSNSTLLDVAKQLKGTIDSATGFDLSIQNSNSTASNSISFTIDDNTTSYENDEAYHLSVTQESVKLSAPNATGLFYGVQSLLQLLPPQIYQTDYTLVSQDTEWHIPAVEIHDYPRFEYRGMHLDVARHFFPVEFVKRYIDLMAMHKMNRFHWHLTEDQGWRIEIKQYPKLTEIGAWRDSTLVGHYTSNVYDTTTYGGYYTQEEVREVVAYAQKKHITVIPEIEMPGHASAALASYPQYGCIEGKDYQVKTTWGIFEDIYCPREKTFTFLKNVLTEVMDLFPSEYIHIGGDEAPKKQWEESEFAQQVIQREELEDEHELQSYFITRIEKFLNKNGRQIIGWDEILEGGLAPNATVMSWRGMEGGIKSAKQKHDVIMTPTSHVYLDYYQADEETEPLAIGGFISLEKIYNFDPVPEELNAEEAQYILGAQGNIWTEYMHSGDKVEYMAYPRASALSEVVWSPHSKRNWTDFWRRMHVHFDRFDVLGVNAAKHYENKIPKFDNQ, translated from the coding sequence ATGATATTACGAATTCTACTTTTTGCATTTTCAGCTTTAATAGTTTGTGCCTGTCAACCGGTTGAACATACCCAAAAACAAGCCCCTCATATTATTCCCGAGCCAGCTACATTACAGTTAAAATCCGGTACATTTCAAATTGATAGACAAACAACAATCTACGCCGACAAGTCTAATTCTACACTTCTCGATGTGGCTAAACAGCTAAAAGGTACCATCGATTCAGCGACCGGTTTTGATCTCAGTATCCAAAATTCAAACTCTACTGCTTCAAACAGCATCTCATTTACGATTGATGACAATACCACCTCATATGAAAATGATGAGGCTTATCACCTATCAGTTACTCAGGAGTCGGTCAAATTATCGGCTCCCAACGCCACCGGATTGTTCTATGGAGTACAATCACTACTACAATTATTACCTCCACAAATATACCAAACCGATTATACACTGGTATCCCAAGATACCGAATGGCATATTCCTGCAGTGGAGATTCACGATTATCCCCGTTTCGAGTATAGGGGGATGCACCTCGACGTGGCACGCCACTTTTTCCCGGTCGAATTTGTAAAACGATATATCGACTTGATGGCCATGCACAAAATGAATCGCTTTCACTGGCACCTAACCGAGGACCAGGGGTGGCGTATAGAGATTAAGCAGTATCCTAAACTTACAGAAATAGGTGCATGGAGAGATTCAACACTTGTAGGCCATTACACTTCAAATGTATACGATACTACAACTTATGGCGGATACTACACTCAAGAAGAGGTTCGGGAAGTAGTTGCATATGCTCAAAAGAAGCATATTACGGTTATTCCTGAGATTGAGATGCCCGGACATGCTTCCGCTGCCCTTGCTTCCTATCCCCAGTACGGGTGTATAGAAGGCAAAGATTACCAGGTAAAAACAACATGGGGTATTTTTGAAGATATCTACTGTCCGCGAGAAAAAACATTCACTTTTCTTAAAAATGTATTAACGGAAGTCATGGACCTATTCCCAAGCGAGTATATCCATATCGGGGGCGACGAAGCACCTAAAAAACAATGGGAGGAAAGTGAATTTGCTCAGCAGGTTATACAGCGCGAAGAGTTGGAGGATGAACACGAATTGCAAAGCTATTTCATCACTCGTATTGAAAAATTCCTCAACAAAAATGGACGGCAGATTATCGGATGGGATGAAATCCTGGAAGGCGGCTTGGCCCCGAATGCTACCGTCATGAGCTGGCGCGGCATGGAAGGTGGTATTAAATCTGCCAAACAGAAACACGATGTGATCATGACGCCTACCAGCCATGTATACTTAGATTATTACCAGGCAGATGAAGAAACGGAGCCACTGGCTATTGGTGGATTTATCAGCCTTGAAAAAATATACAACTTCGATCCGGTACCAGAAGAGTTAAACGCTGAAGAAGCACAATATATCCTTGGAGCACAAGGGAATATCTGGACCGAATATATGCACAGTGGAGATAAAGTGGAATATATGGCCTATCCCCGTGCTTCTGCCCTTTCAGAAGTAGTTTGGTCCCCCCATAGTAAAAGAAACTGGACTGACTTCTGGCGACGTATGCATGTGCATTTTGATCGTTTTGATGTGTTGGGTGTTAATGCTGCCAAACATTATGAAAACAAGATACCTAAGTTTGATAATCAGTAA
- a CDS encoding carboxypeptidase-like regulatory domain-containing protein, whose amino-acid sequence MHKFTIVVLLITFSLSGELLYGQSVITGKVVDRETGRSLPAANIMVQDSSYGTASNSQGSFSLKTDSLPLDLVVSFVGYQEQKVKVTEKKHRELVISLKPTVVRSEQITVTDNFEINLVEKAIDKVLSRKEQVFGHAFYRQLTQSDSIYTEFVETFYHAELSSNVIDHLKVENGRYAVIPYDSLKATMYNTNFSIFSRMELVDQYPFISTFIWPLRVDSRDYYNFYVEKRYHQEAEDAIALRFEPKKNIEGPASTGTVVITDSSHTILKLNVRVNDEDYDPVNPVAQKAETRNSILNIEFSRTTLSNDILYPNMIKVDLSYDYIKKKGLFGRTDFKRRIHSRSLLFFYDYEVDGLSQYLTENYFEGEKTDASDYRLIDKADYNPEFWKNNPIILRTPVENNVVKSFEKYGSFGKMFNSESTSRK is encoded by the coding sequence ATGCACAAGTTTACAATTGTTGTATTATTGATCACTTTTTCATTATCCGGTGAATTACTGTATGGACAATCAGTGATTACGGGCAAAGTTGTTGATCGGGAAACCGGTCGTTCCCTTCCCGCTGCAAATATTATGGTTCAAGACAGTAGTTATGGCACGGCATCCAACAGCCAGGGATCATTTTCACTTAAAACAGATAGCTTACCGCTAGATTTGGTTGTAAGTTTTGTGGGGTACCAAGAACAAAAAGTGAAGGTCACAGAGAAAAAGCACAGAGAACTTGTCATTAGCTTGAAACCAACAGTAGTTAGGTCAGAGCAAATTACGGTTACCGATAATTTTGAGATCAATTTGGTAGAGAAAGCGATAGACAAGGTGTTATCGAGGAAAGAACAGGTATTCGGCCACGCCTTTTACCGGCAGCTTACCCAGAGTGATTCGATTTATACTGAATTTGTAGAAACGTTTTATCACGCTGAACTCTCCTCGAATGTAATTGACCATTTAAAAGTAGAAAATGGCAGATATGCAGTCATCCCTTATGATAGTTTGAAGGCTACAATGTACAATACTAATTTTTCCATTTTTTCCAGAATGGAACTTGTTGATCAGTACCCATTTATTTCGACTTTTATTTGGCCACTTCGAGTAGATTCAAGGGATTATTATAACTTTTATGTGGAGAAAAGATATCACCAAGAGGCAGAGGATGCTATAGCACTCCGCTTTGAACCCAAAAAGAATATTGAGGGGCCAGCTTCCACTGGTACAGTGGTAATTACCGATAGCAGCCACACTATTTTAAAATTGAATGTACGAGTTAATGATGAAGATTATGACCCGGTTAACCCCGTTGCCCAAAAAGCGGAGACGCGAAATTCAATTCTTAATATTGAATTTTCAAGAACGACATTAAGCAATGATATTTTGTATCCAAATATGATAAAAGTCGACTTGTCATATGATTATATCAAAAAGAAAGGATTATTTGGCAGGACTGATTTCAAGCGGCGGATTCATTCACGGTCGTTACTGTTCTTTTATGACTATGAAGTAGATGGGTTATCACAATATTTAACCGAGAACTATTTTGAAGGTGAAAAGACTGATGCTTCAGATTACCGTTTGATTGATAAGGCTGATTATAATCCGGAATTTTGGAAAAACAATCCGATTATTCTGCGAACACCTGTCGAGAACAATGTTGTGAAATCATTCGAGAAGTATGGCTCTTTTGGTAAGATGTTTAATTCTGAATCAACAAGTAGAAAGTAA
- a CDS encoding prenyltransferase/squalene oxidase repeat-containing protein, which translates to MLSFHTGFQLFDDIDDFKQDMKSGQWTYAIYRVEKFIEQNIEHDQILAPATKNKYLFVSGIASKLLNEAKDYYLKAMALVEKIPVDKYKSRIKSEIERCDKLLWEIEQLLLKTRQKANRNGAFKNNSPLKKVHEKDIENAIEDGVTYLKETLDESNRWSDFLTNAGLGSGWITNYVCYQLHEAGLAQKCVEDVSRSLIEDEESLGGYNDFMIRDGDSLNFIIGINPLLPQEQRERLVERWLTFQREDGGWGTYNDPVLLRRTLELPEDEDVSGWTISHPCVAAVAAYMLKDLDQYSDEFANTISWLAEQQTAEGYLPAYWWTSPVYTTSFFVMAVAGVDKYARQQQQALQWLAAYQETDGGWDSAIEGANSNAFYTALALKALLLSYPEKYEQQIEGGIHWLLNHQYEDGSWPVSRILKLPAPDVKDPSSVARWRKSSFGVNILVDDHLGNFSTATVVNMLACYQKLKLEPIEGENEKVETN; encoded by the coding sequence TTGCTGTCTTTTCATACCGGCTTCCAGCTTTTTGACGATATTGATGATTTTAAGCAGGATATGAAGAGCGGGCAGTGGACCTATGCTATTTACCGCGTTGAAAAATTTATTGAGCAAAATATTGAACATGATCAGATACTTGCCCCCGCTACAAAGAATAAGTACCTGTTTGTCTCGGGGATTGCCAGTAAGCTCCTGAATGAAGCCAAGGATTACTACCTGAAGGCAATGGCTCTGGTTGAAAAGATCCCCGTGGATAAGTATAAATCACGTATCAAGAGTGAGATTGAGAGATGTGATAAGTTGTTGTGGGAAATTGAACAGCTTTTACTTAAAACCCGGCAAAAGGCGAACAGGAATGGGGCATTCAAGAATAACTCTCCTCTTAAAAAGGTTCACGAAAAGGATATTGAAAATGCCATTGAGGATGGAGTTACATATTTAAAAGAGACTCTTGATGAATCTAACCGGTGGTCTGACTTTTTAACAAATGCTGGCCTGGGAAGCGGTTGGATTACGAACTACGTGTGCTATCAGCTGCATGAAGCCGGACTGGCCCAAAAGTGTGTTGAAGACGTTAGCCGCTCTTTGATTGAAGATGAAGAGTCGCTTGGCGGATATAACGATTTTATGATCCGGGATGGCGATTCACTTAATTTTATTATTGGCATAAATCCTTTATTGCCGCAGGAACAGCGAGAACGGCTCGTTGAACGCTGGCTGACCTTCCAAAGGGAAGACGGGGGATGGGGTACATATAATGATCCGGTTTTGTTAAGAAGAACTCTTGAGCTCCCTGAGGATGAGGACGTATCAGGATGGACGATTTCGCACCCCTGTGTTGCGGCGGTCGCAGCTTACATGCTAAAGGATTTGGATCAATATTCTGACGAGTTTGCTAACACAATATCATGGTTGGCGGAGCAACAGACTGCCGAGGGATATCTGCCGGCTTACTGGTGGACAAGCCCTGTTTATACCACTTCCTTTTTTGTAATGGCTGTTGCCGGGGTTGATAAGTATGCCAGGCAACAGCAGCAGGCTCTGCAATGGCTGGCTGCATATCAAGAGACCGATGGAGGATGGGATTCTGCTATAGAAGGGGCAAATTCCAATGCCTTTTACACTGCACTTGCATTAAAAGCTTTGCTCCTCAGTTACCCGGAAAAGTATGAGCAGCAGATTGAAGGGGGAATACATTGGCTTTTAAATCATCAGTATGAAGATGGAAGTTGGCCTGTTTCAAGAATATTGAAGCTGCCGGCGCCTGATGTAAAGGATCCGTCTTCGGTGGCACGCTGGCGAAAAAGTTCATTTGGAGTCAATATTCTGGTGGATGATCATCTCGGTAATTTCTCAACGGCAACAGTAGTTAATATGCTTGCTTGTTATCAAAAACTAAAGTTAGAACCTATAGAGGGTGAGAATGAAAAAGTGGAAACAAATTAG
- a CDS encoding sodium:solute symporter family protein produces MLLAPIDWAIICAYLLFSLCIGLWVARQAGKNSTQFFAAGKNMPWWLLGISMVATTFSTDTPNLVSNIVRTDGVSGNWVWWAFLLTGMLTVFVYANLWKRSGVLTDVEFYELRYSGKMAAFLRGFRSIYLGFFFNVVVMATVSLAAIKISGVLMGLTPVQTVVITGVVTVIYSSLGGLKGVLLTDFFQFFLAIGGSLIAAYVALDHPEVGGLEGLLNHKEVITQLNILPDFSDPSQAIGIFIIPLAIQWWSVYYPGAEPGGGGYIAQRMFAAKDENNSIAAVFFFNAAHYALRPWPWIIVGLCSIIVFPDIASMKEAFPDAASVADNDMGYPAMLTFIPTGWLGIVVASLTAAYMSTISTHLNWGSSYLVNDFYKRFVRPESSEKELVRVGRISTAVLMIVAGSLALFLRNALDSFQIILQIGAGTGLLFILRWFWWRINAASEVAAMVISFLVAMYFQFAHTHTGLPDLTSWQELIAGVIITTIGWVLVTLYTRPTDKETLVNFCEVARPGGPGWQKVIEEAEAEENNLEPLQDEAWRVPQGILCMALGSVAIYGTLFATGYWIYGRWTLASVITIVSIAASVYLFKSWRKLIQIRPEDEELFEE; encoded by the coding sequence ATGCTATTAGCCCCTATAGATTGGGCCATTATTTGTGCCTATTTACTTTTTTCACTATGCATCGGCCTTTGGGTGGCCCGGCAGGCCGGCAAAAATTCCACCCAGTTTTTTGCTGCAGGTAAAAATATGCCATGGTGGTTATTGGGGATCTCAATGGTAGCCACCACTTTTTCTACGGACACTCCTAATTTGGTATCTAATATTGTTAGAACCGATGGCGTATCAGGAAACTGGGTGTGGTGGGCTTTTTTGCTTACAGGCATGCTTACAGTTTTTGTATATGCAAACTTGTGGAAACGGTCGGGAGTACTTACCGATGTGGAGTTCTATGAGCTGCGATATAGTGGTAAAATGGCGGCTTTCTTGCGTGGGTTCCGGTCGATCTATTTAGGATTCTTTTTTAATGTTGTGGTGATGGCAACCGTATCACTTGCAGCAATTAAGATTAGCGGTGTACTGATGGGGCTTACCCCTGTGCAAACAGTGGTAATTACCGGGGTTGTTACAGTTATTTACAGTTCGCTTGGAGGGTTGAAGGGAGTGTTACTCACCGATTTTTTTCAGTTCTTTTTAGCAATAGGGGGTAGTCTTATTGCTGCTTATGTTGCGCTGGATCATCCCGAAGTAGGGGGGCTTGAAGGATTGCTCAATCATAAAGAAGTAATCACCCAGCTTAATATTTTACCTGATTTTTCAGATCCATCCCAGGCCATAGGTATTTTTATTATCCCATTGGCTATTCAATGGTGGAGCGTTTACTACCCGGGAGCTGAGCCAGGTGGCGGTGGATATATTGCTCAGCGAATGTTTGCTGCCAAAGATGAAAATAACTCGATTGCTGCTGTTTTCTTCTTTAACGCCGCACACTATGCGCTTCGCCCATGGCCATGGATTATTGTAGGTTTGTGTTCTATTATTGTGTTTCCTGATATTGCATCTATGAAAGAAGCCTTTCCAGATGCTGCTTCTGTTGCCGATAATGATATGGGCTATCCGGCAATGCTTACTTTTATTCCTACAGGATGGCTGGGGATTGTGGTTGCGTCGCTAACAGCAGCTTATATGTCCACAATTTCTACTCACCTCAATTGGGGGTCCTCATATTTGGTGAACGATTTTTATAAACGATTTGTCCGTCCGGAAAGCTCAGAAAAAGAATTAGTTAGGGTAGGACGAATTTCTACAGCGGTACTTATGATTGTTGCCGGGTCATTGGCATTATTCCTGCGTAATGCTCTGGACAGTTTTCAGATTATCTTGCAGATCGGGGCCGGAACCGGCTTACTCTTTATTCTACGCTGGTTTTGGTGGCGTATAAATGCGGCCAGTGAGGTTGCCGCGATGGTGATCTCTTTTCTAGTAGCTATGTATTTTCAGTTTGCTCATACTCATACAGGGTTGCCTGATTTAACGTCTTGGCAAGAGCTTATTGCAGGTGTGATTATTACAACGATCGGTTGGGTGTTGGTTACGTTATATACCCGGCCAACGGACAAAGAAACGTTGGTTAATTTTTGTGAGGTTGCACGACCTGGTGGACCTGGTTGGCAAAAAGTTATTGAAGAAGCCGAAGCTGAGGAAAACAATTTGGAACCACTTCAGGATGAAGCATGGCGGGTGCCCCAAGGAATCTTATGCATGGCATTAGGATCTGTTGCAATCTATGGAACCCTCTTTGCTACAGGGTATTGGATATACGGACGTTGGACATTGGCCAGTGTTATTACCATTGTTTCGATAGCAGCAAGTGTTTATTTATTTAAATCATGGAGAAAACTCATACAAATAAGACCGGAAGACGAAGAGTTATTTGAGGAATAA
- a CDS encoding carbohydrate-binding family 9-like protein: MKVNIPATKKMNVILKSDSIVAFVILLFLFVEIGKAQNEAPAIKFNPKTYVAPKVSNPLTIDGSLNENGWQRTIWTDPFLDIEGESASKPRYRTTVKMLWDDTYLYIAAQLEEPHVWARLKERDAVIFHDNNFEVFVDPDGDTHQYYELEVNALGTFWDLMLTEPYRTGGKAIDSWDMRDLKIGIDIQGTLNNPADIDSGWTVELAIPWKDLEEASKDGNRPSVGDQWRINFSRVEWKLESEEGAYRKVTDPDTNEPLSEDNWVWSPQGVVNMHYPEMWGYIQFAKEVGDSSSLDKEENIKWYLRRLYYQQYRYKKNKGSFTSDPQHLKSQFIADELGLTKQFPDFSIVAINSSIHTFEIQIKEPESGKRWYIRENGRVWSTAL, translated from the coding sequence ATGAAAGTTAATATTCCAGCAACCAAGAAAATGAATGTTATACTGAAAAGCGACTCAATAGTAGCTTTTGTGATCTTGTTATTTCTCTTTGTTGAGATCGGGAAAGCGCAAAATGAAGCTCCTGCTATCAAATTTAATCCCAAAACATATGTTGCGCCCAAGGTTTCTAATCCGTTGACAATCGATGGTAGCCTGAATGAGAACGGGTGGCAACGGACAATATGGACCGACCCGTTTTTGGATATTGAAGGGGAGAGTGCATCAAAGCCGAGATATCGTACAACCGTTAAAATGTTATGGGATGATACCTATTTGTATATAGCTGCTCAGCTGGAAGAACCTCATGTTTGGGCAAGACTCAAAGAAAGAGATGCCGTCATATTTCATGATAATAATTTTGAGGTGTTTGTAGATCCTGATGGAGACACCCACCAGTATTATGAGCTGGAAGTGAATGCCTTGGGTACCTTTTGGGACCTGATGCTTACGGAGCCTTATCGTACAGGAGGGAAAGCTATAGATTCTTGGGATATGAGAGATCTAAAAATAGGTATTGATATTCAGGGCACGCTAAACAATCCTGCTGATATCGATTCGGGATGGACAGTAGAGCTTGCAATCCCCTGGAAAGACCTGGAAGAAGCCTCTAAAGATGGAAACCGTCCATCTGTTGGAGATCAGTGGAGAATTAATTTTTCGCGTGTAGAGTGGAAGCTTGAATCCGAAGAAGGGGCGTATCGAAAGGTGACAGATCCTGATACAAACGAACCTTTATCTGAGGATAACTGGGTTTGGTCACCGCAGGGGGTTGTAAATATGCATTATCCCGAGATGTGGGGCTATATACAGTTTGCTAAAGAAGTTGGAGATTCTTCCAGTTTGGATAAAGAAGAAAATATTAAGTGGTATTTGCGAAGATTGTATTATCAGCAATATCGTTATAAAAAAAATAAAGGTTCTTTTACTTCAGATCCGCAACACCTGAAAAGTCAATTCATAGCAGATGAGCTTGGTTTGACGAAGCAGTTTCCAGACTTCTCGATTGTGGCTATCAATAGTAGTATACACACCTTTGAAATACAGATCAAAGAGCCGGAAAGTGGGAAACGTTGGTATATTCGTGAGAATGGCAGGGTTTGGAGCACTGCACTATAA